A single Mytilus trossulus isolate FHL-02 chromosome 12, PNRI_Mtr1.1.1.hap1, whole genome shotgun sequence DNA region contains:
- the LOC134693102 gene encoding uncharacterized protein LOC134693102: protein MKRKNDVAVYFSSSSSSVFRGSSGLIDALQPTFMGRGICRDEPLSQSGKRIQLFKMLCLNVLPILGLWAYTVYTLADSVGFREEYYKRRSALYFSIDLGKLVHRLQVERDMSVLYLSAIGPETKSFLLSEYTKTDEVILELTWPNDIDNLNVMFLSKENFLAFLQEHRRVLNPNVLSIQNEIDFYSRSIDTIILWLYNTITESKFSLIWKLLVAYQKLSSAKENLGVERALGTMFYARGGFESRSYFENYNLRLHSFRAYMRSIGMYSTVVDEIYIENIENLPINFSSTIEHFRAEIQLTNSTIAAIDVRKARFFFDNMTIYLDTLFRVQTKMSAFVIEKFNKEIDDLTQQLAINAVLLVIVILVCPVVIIATESLTSSIQTYALTLVDKTKELTKEKKRTDGLLYQMVPRQVADMLKKKKKVDAEFFKMVTVCFSDMYGFDKLTVDLTPMEIVELLNALYNTVDDILDDFDVYKVETINDCYMVASGLPKRNKDRHAFEIAEFALNMLRTVSVMKVLSSNRSIQLRIGINSGPCMAGIVGTLMPRYCLFGDTVNTASRMKAYSEPNKIHISYSTYQLLRKTKSFTIKKRGSVSVKGKGDMRTFWLMGKVEDFGTVEIEADIEPNSKAIDITDMPGEIASVQHHSSGVYVMPGCSAKDEKSFGSNTSHGDVNKEDLPGEITTIESPTYSASLQYPIPGRQPQRRKPILKKTTTNPNIEVTNEKATEHKVPDVREKT from the exons g GAATATGTCGTGATGAACCACTGTCTCAGTCTGGTAAAAGAATTCAGCTCTTCAAAATGCTCTGTTTGAATGTGCTGCCAATATTAGGCCTCTGGGCTTATACGGTGTATACCCTTGCTGATAGTGTAGGCTTCAGGGAAGAGTATTACAAG aGGCGATCTGCACTATACTTCAGCATTGATTTAGGAAAGCTGGTACACCGCCTCCAAGTTGAACGAGATATGAGTGTCCTTTATTTAAGCGCCATTGGACCGGAAACCAAGTCATTTCTTCTATCCGAGTACACGAAAACAGATGAAGTTATACTGGAATTGACCTGGCCAAACGATATCGACaatttaaatgttatgtttttgtcaaaggaAAATTTTCTGGCGTTTCTTCAAGAGCATCGAAGAGTCCTTAATCCAAACGTTCTATCAATCCaaaatgaaatagatttttattcAAGAAGCATTGATACAATAATATTATGGCTGTATAATACCATCACTGAATCAAAATTTTCTCTCATCTGGAAATTACTGGTAGCATATCAGAAATTATCAAGTGCTAAGGAAAACCTAGGGGTCGAACGTGCTCTTGGTACAATGTTTTATGCTCGAGGAGGATTCGAGTCGCGTTCTtactttgaaaattataatttaagatTGCACAGCTTTCGTGCATACATGAGGAGTATTGGAATGTATTCTACTGTCGTGGATGAAATTTATATTGAGAACATAGAAAACCTTCCCATTAATTTTTCATCCACAATAGAACATTTTCGAGCCGAAATTCAATTGACAAACTCCACCATTGCTGCCATAGACGTACGAAAAGCGCGTTTCTTTTTCGATAACATGACAATATATCTAGATACCCTATTCAGGGTTCAGACAAAAATGAGTGCATTTGTAAtagaaaaatttaataaagaaattGATGACCTAACACAGCAACTCGCCATAAACGCAGTACTTCTTGTTATCGTTATTCTTGTTTGTCCTGTTGTCATCATAGCAACAGAGAGCTTAACTAGCAGCATACAGACATACGCGCTTACTTTGGTTGATAAAACCAAAGAGCTCACGAAGGAAAAGAAAAGAACGGACGGATTACTGTACCAAATGGTGCCAAGACAGGTTGCCGATATGcttaaaaagaagaagaaggtTGACGCTGAGTTTTTTAAGATGGTCACTGTTTGTTTCTCTGATATGTATGGGTTTGACAAGCTAACAGTCGATCTTACACCCATGGAGATTGTTGAACTATTGAATGCATTGTACAACACAGTAGATGATATTTTAGATGATTTTGATGTTTACAAAGTGGAAACTATCAACGATTGTTATATGGTTGCATCAG GATTGCCAAAACGAAACAAAGACCGCCATGCATTCGAGATAGCAGAGTTCGCCCTCAATATGCTTCGTACTGTGTCTGTAATGAAAGTTTTGTCCAGTAACAGATCAATTCAGTTGAGAATAGGGATTAATTCAG GTCCGTGTATGGCTGGAATTGTGGGAACATTGATGCCACGGTACTGCTTATTTGGTGATACAGTCAACACCGCATCAAGAATGAAGGCATACAGCGAAC caAATAAGATACATATCAGTTATTCTACATATCAATTGCTTCGGAAGACGAAATCGTTTACTATCAAGAAAAGAGGAAGCGTTTCAGTTAAG gGAAAAGGTGATATGAGAACATTCTGGTTGATGGGAAAAGTTGAAGATTTTGGCACAGTTGAAATAGAAGCAGACATAGAACCTAACTCAAAAGCTATTGATATCACTGACATGCCTGGAGAAATCGCATCAGTTCAACATCACTCGTCCGGTGTCTATGTAATGCCCGGATGTTCTGCGAAGGACGAAAAATCTTTTGGGTCGAATACTAGCCACGGTGACGTAAACAAAGAGGATCTTCCGGGTGAGATCACAACAATAGAAAGTCCAACATACAGTGCCTCTCTTCAATACCCAATACCAGGTAGACAACCACAGCGAAGGAAACCAATACTGAAAAAGACGACAACTAATCCTAATATTGAAGTCACCAACGAGAAAGCGACAGAGCATAAAGTCCCGGATGTCCGTGAGAAAACATAA